A single region of the Marinobacter salinus genome encodes:
- the ilvG gene encoding acetolactate synthase 2 catalytic subunit produces the protein MNGAQHILDAFHRHDINTVFGYPGGCIMPLYDALVDDVGTEHVLCRHEQGCALAADGYARASGKLGVCIATSGPGATNLITGVANAHRDSIPMLVITGQVPSSLIGTDAFQETDVLGMTLGIVKHSYLVDTATDLPAILEEAIHLAQSGRPGPVWVDIPKDVLLTEAPSASFEDSGTTPETSPDLSETLALLRTAHKPLLYSGGGISLAHAEDSFRAFADVSALPSVVTLKGIGNNGKHSAHHLGMLGMHGSRAANRAVDECDLLLVIGARLDDRATGKLDTFAPNARMIHIDADPAEINKLRPADLALRGDLNSLLKALTAELKAAPLAISDWQQQCRTWNTTGGFSTADNEEPLAPITGPAFVRQMSRITPDNTVIACDVGQHQMWVAQHYQFDHPRHHLSSGGLGTMGFGLPAAIGAQFADRNSTVINVAGDGSFMMNAQELATVRRYNLPLKMIVLDNQCLGMVRQQQELFYNNRESQIDLDDNPDFVAMARAFDIPALYIERTDQIRRGIETILAYNGPMLLHVAIAREENVWPIVKPGAGNRDMIDETKRTIKPQREHIA, from the coding sequence ATGAACGGCGCACAGCACATTCTTGACGCGTTCCACCGCCACGACATCAACACCGTTTTCGGTTATCCGGGCGGCTGCATCATGCCACTATACGATGCGCTGGTAGACGATGTTGGAACGGAACACGTGCTCTGCCGCCACGAGCAGGGTTGCGCCCTCGCAGCCGATGGCTATGCGCGAGCCAGCGGCAAGCTGGGCGTATGCATTGCCACCTCAGGCCCGGGCGCTACTAACCTGATTACCGGCGTTGCCAACGCTCACCGGGATTCCATCCCCATGCTGGTCATTACCGGCCAGGTACCCTCCAGCCTGATTGGCACCGATGCGTTCCAGGAAACCGACGTTCTTGGCATGACGCTGGGTATTGTTAAGCACAGCTACCTCGTGGATACGGCTACTGATCTTCCCGCGATCCTGGAGGAAGCCATTCATCTGGCCCAAAGCGGTCGCCCGGGGCCGGTATGGGTCGATATTCCCAAAGACGTCCTGCTGACCGAAGCTCCGTCAGCGTCATTTGAGGACTCAGGGACCACCCCTGAAACCAGCCCCGACCTTTCCGAAACGCTGGCCCTGTTGCGCACGGCCCACAAGCCCCTGCTATACAGCGGCGGAGGCATCAGCCTGGCGCACGCCGAAGACAGCTTCCGTGCCTTTGCCGACGTGTCGGCCCTGCCGAGCGTTGTCACCCTCAAAGGTATCGGCAATAACGGCAAACACAGCGCCCACCACCTGGGCATGCTGGGAATGCATGGCTCCCGGGCGGCAAACCGTGCGGTGGACGAGTGCGACCTGTTGCTGGTGATCGGTGCCCGTCTTGATGACCGGGCCACCGGAAAACTGGACACCTTTGCACCAAATGCGCGGATGATCCACATCGACGCCGACCCTGCCGAGATCAACAAACTGCGCCCCGCTGACCTTGCTTTACGCGGCGACCTGAACAGCCTCCTCAAGGCATTGACCGCAGAGTTAAAAGCCGCGCCCCTGGCCATCAGTGACTGGCAGCAGCAGTGCCGCACCTGGAACACCACGGGCGGATTCAGTACGGCAGACAACGAAGAACCTTTGGCCCCGATCACCGGCCCGGCCTTCGTCCGTCAAATGTCCCGCATCACGCCGGACAACACCGTCATCGCATGCGACGTTGGCCAGCATCAGATGTGGGTGGCCCAGCACTACCAGTTCGACCACCCCCGCCACCACCTGTCCAGCGGCGGCCTGGGCACCATGGGCTTTGGCCTGCCCGCCGCCATCGGCGCCCAGTTTGCTGACCGCAACAGCACCGTTATCAACGTTGCCGGTGACGGCTCGTTCATGATGAACGCCCAGGAGCTCGCCACCGTCCGGCGGTACAACCTGCCTCTGAAAATGATCGTCCTCGATAATCAGTGTCTGGGCATGGTCCGACAGCAGCAGGAGCTGTTCTACAATAACCGCGAAAGCCAGATCGACCTGGACGACAATCCGGACTTCGTCGCCATGGCCCGAGCCTTCGATATCCCTGCCCTGTACATCGAACGCACGGACCAGATTCGCCGCGGCATTGAAACTATCCTCGCCTACAACGGCCCCATGCTGCTGCACGTTGCCATTGCCCGCGAGGAAAACGTCTGGCCCATCGTCAAACCCGGCGCCGGCAACCGAGACATGATTGATGAAACCAAACGCACCATAAAACCCCAAAGGGAGCATATCGCATGA
- a CDS encoding acetyl-CoA C-acyltransferase yields the protein MSDNSVVIAGSARTPMGGMMGSLSSVRSPQLGAASIKAAIERAGLQPADVQEVIMGCVLPAGLGQAPARQASRASGIPDSSGCTTVNKMCGSGMQAVIMAHDQIKAGTNNIMIAGGMENMSQAPYLLPKARAGMRMGHGQVLDSMFLDGLEDAYEGGLMGVFAQRTADKYDISRQAMDEFAIGSLQKSLAAIENGWFRDEIVPVTVAGRGGDTEVEIDEQPGNAKPEKIPSLKPAFAKDGSVTAANSSSISDGASALVLASAAEADARGLTPQARIVAHATHARLPSEFTLAPIGAIEKVLKKAEWSVGDVDLFEINEAFAVVTLAAINELKLPAEKVNVHGGACALGHPIGSSGSRIIVTLINALRQRGLKRGVASLCIGGGEGTAVAIELI from the coding sequence ATGAGTGACAACAGCGTAGTGATTGCAGGTTCGGCCCGGACACCCATGGGCGGCATGATGGGCTCGCTGAGTTCGGTGCGCTCTCCGCAGTTGGGTGCGGCGTCTATCAAGGCCGCCATTGAGCGTGCCGGGCTTCAGCCTGCGGACGTTCAGGAAGTCATTATGGGGTGCGTATTGCCAGCCGGTCTCGGGCAGGCGCCGGCGCGGCAGGCCTCACGGGCTTCGGGCATTCCGGACAGCTCAGGTTGTACCACCGTCAACAAGATGTGTGGCTCCGGCATGCAAGCGGTGATCATGGCCCACGACCAGATCAAGGCGGGCACGAATAACATCATGATTGCCGGCGGTATGGAGAACATGAGCCAGGCGCCGTATCTGCTGCCCAAGGCTCGTGCCGGTATGCGTATGGGGCATGGTCAGGTGCTGGATAGCATGTTCCTGGACGGTCTTGAAGATGCCTATGAGGGTGGTTTGATGGGCGTGTTTGCCCAGCGTACCGCGGACAAGTACGACATCAGCCGGCAGGCGATGGATGAGTTTGCCATTGGCTCGCTGCAGAAATCCCTTGCCGCCATCGAAAACGGCTGGTTCCGTGACGAAATTGTTCCAGTGACTGTTGCCGGTCGTGGCGGCGACACCGAGGTAGAGATCGACGAGCAGCCGGGCAACGCCAAACCCGAGAAAATCCCCAGCCTGAAGCCGGCCTTCGCCAAAGATGGCTCGGTCACGGCCGCCAACTCCAGCTCCATCAGCGACGGCGCCTCTGCGTTGGTGCTTGCCTCAGCAGCGGAGGCCGATGCGCGCGGGCTGACGCCACAAGCGCGGATTGTAGCCCATGCCACCCATGCCCGGTTGCCCTCGGAGTTTACCCTTGCGCCGATTGGCGCTATTGAGAAGGTGCTCAAAAAGGCAGAGTGGTCCGTGGGTGATGTCGATCTGTTCGAAATTAATGAGGCTTTTGCGGTGGTGACTCTGGCGGCGATCAATGAGCTCAAGCTTCCGGCTGAGAAAGTGAACGTCCATGGCGGAGCCTGTGCTCTGGGGCACCCGATCGGCTCATCGGGCTCCCGGATCATCGTCACCCTGATCAATGCTCTCAGGCAGCGGGGCCTGAAACGCGGTGTGGCCTCACTCTGTATTGGTGGTGGGGAAGGTACGGCGGTGGCGATTGAGTTGATCTGA
- a CDS encoding acyl-CoA dehydrogenase family protein yields the protein MTMSVDKEELAMFRDSVIKVLEKEVTPHYEAWEKSGLVPRELWNTLGNAGMLCVDVPEEWGGIGAPFQFSVVVGEELARMGFGALSTNVMVHSDIVAPYLSHMGNEEQRQQWLPKLVSGEAVGAIAMTEPGAGSDLQAIRTSAVKDGDDYIVNGSKTFITNGQHADMVIVAAKTDPKAGARGISLFLVDTSLPGYSKGRNLDKIGQHSGDTSEMFFSDMRVPASALLGEEGQGFMYLMRELPRERLVIGALGVAAARGSLDLTIAYAQERELFGQKLAQLQNTRFEIARMETDYRVNKAFVDQCIGQYDLGELDAPTASMAKYSATEMQCRVADGCLQLFGGYGYTTEYPISRNFIDARVQRIYGGTSEVMKEIIARSVLGKA from the coding sequence ATGACTATGTCTGTTGATAAAGAAGAACTGGCGATGTTCCGGGACTCTGTCATCAAGGTCCTGGAAAAGGAAGTGACGCCACACTACGAGGCTTGGGAAAAGTCCGGCCTGGTGCCCCGGGAGTTGTGGAACACCCTCGGCAACGCTGGCATGTTGTGTGTCGACGTGCCCGAAGAATGGGGCGGCATCGGTGCGCCTTTCCAGTTCTCGGTGGTGGTGGGTGAAGAGCTCGCCCGCATGGGATTCGGCGCGCTGTCCACTAATGTGATGGTGCACTCGGATATTGTCGCGCCCTACCTCAGCCACATGGGCAACGAGGAACAGCGTCAGCAATGGTTGCCAAAGCTGGTTTCCGGGGAGGCGGTGGGCGCCATCGCGATGACCGAGCCTGGCGCCGGCAGTGATCTGCAGGCGATTCGCACCAGTGCCGTGAAAGATGGCGATGACTATATCGTTAACGGCTCGAAGACCTTCATCACCAACGGCCAGCATGCAGACATGGTGATCGTGGCCGCCAAGACTGACCCGAAAGCCGGTGCCCGTGGCATCAGCCTGTTTCTGGTGGATACCTCACTGCCGGGCTATAGCAAGGGCCGGAATCTGGACAAGATCGGCCAGCATTCCGGTGACACCTCCGAGATGTTCTTCTCGGATATGCGCGTCCCGGCTTCTGCGCTGCTGGGTGAGGAAGGGCAGGGCTTTATGTACCTGATGCGTGAACTGCCCCGGGAGCGATTGGTGATCGGTGCCCTGGGTGTGGCCGCCGCCCGAGGCTCCCTCGACCTTACAATCGCCTATGCCCAGGAGCGGGAACTGTTTGGTCAGAAACTGGCCCAACTGCAAAACACCCGTTTTGAAATCGCCCGCATGGAAACCGATTACCGGGTGAACAAGGCATTCGTGGACCAGTGTATTGGCCAGTACGACCTGGGCGAACTGGATGCCCCGACTGCTTCCATGGCCAAGTACAGCGCCACTGAGATGCAGTGCCGCGTAGCAGATGGCTGCCTGCAGTTGTTCGGCGGTTACGGTTACACCACGGAATATCCGATTTCCCGGAATTTTATCGACGCCAGGGTGCAGCGGATTTACGGCGGCACCTCGGAAGTGATGAAAGAAATTATTGCCCGGTCGGTACTGGGCAAAGCCTGA
- a CDS encoding 3-hydroxyacyl-CoA dehydrogenase, with protein MEFNNVAAIVTGGASGLGEGAARALAASGCKVAILDLQKEQGEKVAADIGGIFLECDVSSPESAEAAIKAAREAHGPCGIAVNCAGIATASKILGRDGVMPLENFSKVIQVNLIGTFNILRLAAADMAQREPNADGERGVIINTASVAAYEGQIGQAAYSASKGGVVSLTLQSARELAREGIRVNTIAPGLFMTPMMAGMPEEVQESLAATLPFPKRLGKPEEFGMMVDQMVRNPILNGEVIRLDCALRMAPK; from the coding sequence ATGGAATTTAATAATGTGGCAGCCATTGTAACAGGCGGGGCTTCCGGGCTGGGCGAAGGTGCGGCCCGTGCATTGGCCGCTTCCGGGTGTAAGGTCGCGATTCTGGACTTGCAGAAAGAGCAGGGTGAAAAAGTGGCCGCGGACATCGGTGGAATCTTTCTGGAGTGTGACGTGAGCTCTCCGGAGAGTGCCGAGGCGGCCATCAAAGCGGCGCGGGAGGCCCATGGCCCCTGTGGTATTGCGGTGAATTGTGCCGGTATTGCCACCGCCTCGAAGATTCTGGGCCGTGACGGTGTGATGCCCCTGGAGAACTTCAGCAAGGTTATTCAGGTAAACCTGATAGGCACCTTTAACATCCTGCGCCTGGCGGCGGCGGATATGGCCCAGCGCGAGCCGAATGCGGATGGCGAGCGGGGGGTGATCATCAATACGGCATCGGTGGCGGCCTATGAAGGGCAAATCGGCCAGGCGGCTTACAGTGCCTCCAAGGGTGGTGTGGTGTCGCTGACCCTGCAGTCGGCCCGTGAGCTGGCTCGCGAGGGTATCCGTGTAAATACGATTGCACCGGGCCTGTTCATGACCCCCATGATGGCAGGTATGCCCGAGGAAGTTCAGGAAAGCCTGGCGGCCACATTGCCATTCCCGAAACGCCTCGGCAAGCCGGAAGAGTTCGGCATGATGGTGGACCAGATGGTGCGCAATCCGATCCTCAACGGCGAAGTGATTCGTCTGGACTGCGCGCTTCGCATGGCGCCCAAGTGA
- a CDS encoding efflux RND transporter permease subunit, translating into MRALIFAAMDRSRTTLLTLLFLILGGIAAFQTIPKEANPDVTIPVIYISMTLEGISPEDAERLLVRPMEQELRSLEGIKEMRGTASEGHASVVLEFDAGFDSDKALQDVREKVDTARSKLPDEADEPSVNEINVSLFPVLSVGLSGPLSERELITIARNLQDAIEAIPEVLEAEIGGDREDLLEVVVDPQVLESYGIDFDQLASLVTRNNQLVAAGSLDTGNGRMALKVPGVIETVEDVMSLPVKVDGDTVVTFGDVAMLQRTFKDPTGFARINGEPALVLEISKRTGANIIETVGQVRTLIDQAKSRLPDTLEVRYIMDQSEEVRDILSDLLNNVLTAIVLVIIVVIAAMGPRSALLVGLTIPGAFLTGILVIWGMGLTLNIVVLFSLILVAGMLVDGAIVVSELADRNLSEGQAVQSAWAEAASRMAWPIIASTATTLAVFVPLLFWPGVVGEFMKFLPLTVIICLTASLAMALVFLPVLGSVSGGKRARQGHANGRLMQQYRQLLSVLLRFPGFTLLGVLGIIVVIYAAYGKFNYGVEFFPSVEPDSAQVQIRARGDLSVWERDAIVRQVEDRLRDMPEVNALYARSMISPGNQMAPDVIGVLQFQFTDWYTRRPASAILEDFRSRTADIPGIELEFRKQEGGPAEGKPIELQVSSRDNGRLNGFVDAIEGQMRTLGGFTDIEDDRSLPGIEWRLQVDREAAARFGTDVLSVGSAVRLVTNGLVLATYRPEDVRDEVDIAVRVPNNWRELDHLQRQTINTGRGQVSLSQFVNLEPGDKTNSIVRVDGQRTVTIKSDMAPGRRVDELLKKLQAEMPEPPDGVSVKFAGENEDQQQASNFLISAFLVAVMMMLLILVTQFNSLYQTFLILSAIVLSTAGVLLGLLLNGQSFGIVMVGMGIIALAGIVVNNNIILIDTYNQMRRDGLAAYEAALETGCLRMRPVLLTAVTTILGLTPMVLGINVDLLTPSLGLGAPSTQWWTQLSSAIAGGLAFATILTLLLTPALLVLGDKTSQGVRRLTGLR; encoded by the coding sequence ATGCGTGCCCTTATTTTTGCCGCTATGGACCGGAGCCGCACCACGCTGCTTACCCTGTTATTCCTGATTCTTGGGGGCATTGCCGCGTTTCAGACCATCCCCAAGGAAGCGAATCCGGATGTCACCATTCCGGTCATTTATATTTCCATGACTCTTGAAGGAATCAGCCCGGAAGACGCCGAGCGGCTGTTGGTCAGGCCCATGGAGCAAGAGCTGCGTTCGCTTGAAGGTATCAAGGAAATGCGGGGCACGGCGTCTGAAGGACACGCTTCGGTGGTCCTGGAGTTCGATGCCGGTTTTGACTCGGATAAGGCCTTGCAGGATGTCCGCGAAAAAGTCGATACCGCCCGCAGCAAGCTGCCGGATGAGGCGGACGAACCCAGTGTGAACGAAATCAATGTCTCACTGTTTCCGGTGTTGTCGGTTGGCTTGTCCGGGCCTCTGTCGGAGCGGGAGCTGATCACCATCGCCAGAAACCTGCAGGACGCGATTGAGGCCATTCCGGAAGTCCTGGAGGCAGAGATTGGTGGTGACCGGGAAGATCTGCTGGAGGTGGTGGTCGACCCCCAGGTTCTGGAGAGCTATGGCATTGATTTCGACCAGCTCGCTTCCCTGGTAACTCGAAATAACCAGCTCGTGGCGGCCGGCTCACTGGATACTGGCAACGGTCGTATGGCGCTGAAAGTGCCTGGCGTGATCGAAACTGTCGAAGATGTGATGTCTCTTCCTGTGAAGGTGGACGGCGATACCGTGGTGACCTTCGGAGACGTTGCGATGCTGCAACGAACCTTCAAGGATCCGACCGGCTTTGCCCGCATTAATGGCGAACCCGCTTTGGTGCTGGAAATCTCCAAACGCACGGGTGCCAACATCATTGAAACCGTCGGCCAGGTGAGGACACTGATCGACCAGGCGAAATCGCGGCTGCCGGATACTCTGGAAGTCCGGTACATCATGGACCAGTCCGAGGAAGTTCGGGACATCCTCAGTGATCTGCTCAACAACGTTCTGACCGCCATTGTGCTGGTGATTATTGTCGTAATTGCGGCCATGGGGCCGCGCTCTGCATTGCTGGTCGGACTGACTATCCCGGGAGCTTTCCTGACCGGAATTCTGGTGATCTGGGGCATGGGGCTGACACTCAACATTGTGGTGCTGTTCAGCCTGATCCTGGTTGCCGGTATGCTGGTAGACGGCGCAATTGTCGTCTCGGAACTGGCTGATCGCAACCTCTCCGAGGGGCAGGCTGTTCAATCCGCCTGGGCCGAAGCTGCAAGCCGCATGGCGTGGCCTATAATCGCCTCTACTGCGACCACCCTGGCGGTATTTGTGCCCTTGCTCTTCTGGCCGGGTGTGGTTGGGGAATTCATGAAGTTCCTGCCATTGACGGTGATTATCTGCCTCACGGCATCGCTGGCCATGGCCCTGGTTTTCCTGCCGGTACTCGGCAGTGTCAGTGGTGGCAAACGGGCCCGCCAGGGCCACGCCAATGGGCGGCTGATGCAGCAGTATCGCCAGCTTCTTTCTGTTCTTCTCCGGTTTCCGGGCTTCACTCTGCTGGGTGTGCTGGGCATCATTGTGGTGATTTACGCGGCTTATGGAAAGTTCAACTATGGCGTTGAATTCTTTCCCAGCGTGGAGCCGGATTCGGCGCAGGTTCAGATCCGTGCGCGGGGCGATCTCTCAGTCTGGGAGAGGGATGCCATTGTGCGCCAGGTGGAGGATCGGCTGCGCGACATGCCGGAAGTAAACGCTCTCTATGCCCGTTCCATGATCAGCCCTGGCAATCAGATGGCGCCGGATGTCATCGGTGTGCTGCAGTTCCAGTTCACTGACTGGTATACGCGGCGGCCAGCCAGCGCGATTCTTGAGGATTTCCGGTCGCGAACAGCAGACATTCCAGGCATTGAACTGGAGTTCCGCAAGCAGGAGGGCGGCCCGGCAGAAGGCAAGCCCATTGAGCTTCAGGTGAGTAGCCGGGACAACGGCCGTCTGAATGGATTTGTGGACGCTATCGAGGGCCAGATGCGCACCCTGGGTGGTTTTACGGATATTGAGGATGACCGCAGTCTGCCGGGAATTGAATGGCGCCTGCAGGTGGACCGTGAGGCGGCCGCCCGGTTCGGTACCGATGTGCTCAGCGTTGGCAGTGCCGTCCGCCTGGTTACGAACGGTCTGGTTCTGGCGACCTATCGTCCCGAAGATGTGCGGGATGAAGTGGATATCGCTGTACGTGTGCCGAACAACTGGCGGGAGCTGGACCATTTGCAACGCCAGACGATCAACACGGGACGTGGTCAGGTATCTTTGTCCCAGTTTGTGAATCTTGAGCCGGGCGACAAAACCAACAGTATTGTTCGGGTTGACGGTCAGCGTACGGTAACGATCAAGTCGGACATGGCGCCGGGGCGCCGCGTCGATGAGCTGTTGAAAAAGCTTCAGGCAGAAATGCCGGAACCGCCCGATGGTGTTTCGGTGAAATTTGCCGGCGAAAACGAAGACCAGCAACAAGCCTCTAACTTCCTGATCAGTGCGTTCCTCGTTGCTGTCATGATGATGCTGCTGATTCTGGTGACCCAGTTCAATTCACTGTACCAGACTTTCCTGATTCTCTCGGCCATCGTTCTGTCCACGGCCGGGGTATTGCTAGGGCTGCTGTTGAACGGCCAGTCGTTCGGGATTGTCATGGTGGGCATGGGGATCATCGCGCTGGCAGGTATCGTGGTGAACAACAACATCATTCTGATAGACACCTACAACCAGATGCGCAGGGACGGCCTCGCGGCCTATGAGGCGGCTCTGGAAACAGGCTGTCTGCGCATGAGGCCGGTGTTGCTGACGGCGGTAACCACCATTCTGGGGCTGACGCCCATGGTGCTGGGTATCAATGTGGATCTGCTGACACCGTCTCTCGGGCTTGGCGCGCCATCCACGCAGTGGTGGACCCAGCTTTCCAGTGCCATTGCCGGCGGGTTGGCGTTTGCGACCATTCTGACTCTGCTGCTGACCCCGGCATTGCTGGTGCTGGGAGACAAGACCAGTCAGGGCGTCAGGCGCCTGACCGGTCTCAGATGA
- a CDS encoding efflux RND transporter periplasmic adaptor subunit, with product MSKAKWGSLGLSLLVVVALVIWMATGEVKVASDRAPDRQEKGEPQRTSVQVQTLTARLHEPGILLQGQLEPWHSVTISARVAGTVGRIAVGLGEQVQSGEPLLSLSDDGRQAVVERWQARTRKLEADLAAARKLRSANLASQSELLNLESELAAATAELAAARLNVAHLSPKAPFDGVINGKYVDPGSLVQVGSPLFELVRIDRLKAIGQVPQQSVGDVSPGQRVRVDLLAGEQLDGIVTFVASAADPQTRSFAVEIAIENPELHRVAGGSASLRIALPEVKAMFISPAYLSLGDDGRPGVKYVGEDNRVVFRTVKLLSVSTDGAWVTGLPEEIRLITRGGGFVSVGERVRPVDAAEDRG from the coding sequence ATGAGTAAAGCAAAGTGGGGTTCCCTGGGGTTGTCACTGCTGGTTGTTGTCGCCCTGGTGATCTGGATGGCGACGGGCGAGGTCAAGGTGGCCAGCGATCGAGCCCCTGATCGTCAGGAAAAGGGTGAGCCGCAGCGCACCAGCGTGCAGGTACAGACACTTACGGCCCGGCTGCATGAGCCGGGAATTCTCCTGCAGGGACAGCTTGAGCCCTGGCACTCCGTAACCATCAGTGCCCGGGTTGCCGGGACGGTTGGGCGCATCGCGGTGGGTCTTGGCGAGCAGGTTCAGTCAGGAGAACCGTTACTCTCACTCTCTGATGATGGTCGTCAGGCAGTGGTTGAGCGCTGGCAGGCCCGCACACGAAAACTGGAAGCAGACCTGGCCGCCGCCCGGAAGCTGCGATCGGCTAACCTGGCTTCCCAGTCGGAACTGCTCAACCTGGAAAGTGAGTTGGCTGCGGCGACTGCAGAGCTGGCTGCGGCGAGGCTCAATGTCGCCCACCTTAGCCCGAAAGCGCCCTTCGATGGCGTCATCAATGGCAAATACGTGGACCCGGGCAGTCTGGTACAGGTGGGGTCACCGCTGTTTGAACTGGTACGTATTGATCGCCTGAAGGCGATTGGGCAGGTTCCCCAACAATCCGTGGGCGATGTTTCTCCGGGGCAGCGGGTACGCGTCGATCTTCTGGCCGGGGAGCAGCTCGACGGCATCGTAACTTTTGTTGCCAGTGCTGCAGACCCGCAAACCCGCAGCTTTGCGGTGGAAATTGCCATAGAGAATCCAGAGCTTCATCGTGTCGCCGGGGGCAGTGCCAGTTTACGAATTGCCTTGCCGGAGGTGAAAGCGATGTTCATATCGCCGGCCTACCTTTCTCTGGGGGATGATGGCCGGCCCGGCGTCAAGTATGTGGGTGAGGATAACCGCGTGGTGTTCAGAACCGTCAAGTTGCTGAGTGTTTCCACAGATGGGGCCTGGGTAACCGGCTTGCCGGAGGAGATACGGCTGATTACTCGCGGGGGTGGTTTTGTCAGTGTAGGCGAACGGGTTCGACCTGTTGACGCTGCTGAAGACCGGGGGTAA
- a CDS encoding MerR family transcriptional regulator: MTEKRNFSISELSQEFDVTTRSIRFYEDQGLLKPRRRGQTRIFSTKDRVRLKLILRGKRMGFTLAETKELFDLWDETLTGNEKQLLKMLEILEGRKSMLEQQKNDIAQAEMEIDTAETRCREALTELQKRKKQQAPANDEARQTAEH; the protein is encoded by the coding sequence ATGACTGAAAAAAGAAACTTCAGCATCAGCGAGCTCTCACAGGAGTTCGATGTAACAACGCGAAGCATTCGTTTCTACGAAGATCAGGGCCTACTCAAACCCAGACGTCGCGGTCAGACCCGTATCTTCAGCACGAAAGACCGGGTACGCCTGAAGCTGATTCTCCGTGGTAAACGCATGGGCTTTACTCTTGCCGAAACCAAGGAACTTTTTGACCTGTGGGACGAGACCCTGACAGGCAATGAAAAACAGCTGCTGAAAATGCTGGAAATTCTGGAAGGCCGGAAATCCATGCTGGAGCAGCAGAAAAACGATATCGCACAAGCGGAAATGGAAATCGACACCGCCGAAACGCGGTGCCGGGAAGCTCTTACCGAGCTCCAAAAAAGAAAGAAACAGCAGGCCCCGGCCAACGACGAAGCCAGGCAGACCGCTGAACACTAA
- a CDS encoding ACT domain-containing protein, giving the protein MSYETAALERLCQVVRIRGFRIAKMAVESAGEHLDIMLTLEGTRPIAMLQAQLEKLHTVTEVALGTQGDEIRSTQSPPPYLPHHQYRVRPHRVSGPAA; this is encoded by the coding sequence ATGAGTTATGAAACCGCAGCGCTGGAACGGCTGTGTCAGGTGGTGAGAATCCGCGGGTTCCGGATCGCAAAAATGGCTGTGGAGAGCGCAGGCGAGCACCTGGACATCATGCTCACACTGGAGGGCACCCGGCCAATTGCCATGCTGCAGGCGCAGCTGGAAAAGCTGCATACAGTGACGGAAGTCGCCTTGGGCACCCAAGGCGACGAAATCAGATCAACTCAATCGCCACCGCCGTACCTTCCCCACCACCAATACAGAGTGAGGCCACACCGCGTTTCAGGCCCCGCTGCCTGA